A stretch of the Pygocentrus nattereri isolate fPygNat1 chromosome 29, fPygNat1.pri, whole genome shotgun sequence genome encodes the following:
- the LOC108442524 gene encoding H-2 class II histocompatibility antigen, A-Q alpha chain-like translates to MKPCLILIWAAFLSTEAKTQHRVVGLILCSDTEREVMYGDNEEEMYHIDFSKMKGVMTLPRFSEPISYPIAYESSMGRMEVCKSSLKIWTKNYSNPEPLDAPQSSIYSKDELEVGFENTLICYITGFYPPHVKVSWTKNNVNVTDEVSLSRYYPTKDGSFNVVSFLKFIPEQGDIYTCTVEHAALDSPLTRTWDVEVTLPNVGLSIFCGVGLAAGMMGVAVGTFFFIKGNNCK, encoded by the exons ATGAAGCCGTGTTTGATTCTCATCTGGGCAGCTTTTCTCTCCACAGAGGCCAAAA cTCAGCACAGGGTCGTTGGGCTAATCCTGTGCTCTGATACAGAGCGAGAAGTCATGTATGGAGATAATGAAGAAGAAATGTACCACATTGACTTCAGCAAGATGAAAGGAGTGATGACACTGCCCAGGTTTTCAGAGCCCATTTCCTATCCAATAGCTTATGAGTCAAGTATGGGTAGAATGGAAGTTTGCAAAAGCAGCTTGAAGATTTGGACAAAAAACTACAGCAATCCTGAACCGCTAG ATGCTCCACAAAGCTCCATCTACTCCAAGGATGAACTGGAGGTGGGCTTTGAAAACACCCTCATCTGTTACATCACTGGATTCTACCCACCACATGTTAAAGTGTCGTGGACCAAGAACAACGTCAATGTGACGGATGAAGTCAGTCTCAGCAGATATTATCCAACCAAAGATGGAAGTTTCAACGTGGTCTCCTTTCTTAAGTTCATTCCAGAGCAGGGCGACATCTACACCTGCACTGTGGAGCACGCGGCCCTGGACAGCCCGCTGACCAGAACATGGG ATGTGGAGGTCACTCTACCCAATGTGGGTCTCtccatattctgtggagtgggTCTGGCTGCAGGCATGATGGGAGTCGCTGTTGGAACTTTCTTCTTCATCAAAGGAAACAACTGCAAATGA